In one window of Catellicoccus marimammalium M35/04/3 DNA:
- the glyS gene encoding glycine--tRNA ligase subunit beta, with product MKEDFLLELGLEEMPAHVVTPSMEQLKERMTKFLEEHRFSFDSIEAFSTPRRLAVRVNGMETKQQDIEEEAKGPALRIAKDENGEWTKAAQGFARGQGMTTEDLYTKEFNGEEYVFVRKFIAGKSAVEVLPNLVSEVIEKMTFPTMMRWGNETLKFIRPIHWLVALLGEMIVPMEILSIGSGNISRGHRFLGQNVMIQHPKQYEKALMSQYVLVNSDYRKTMIMEQMVEFATKNQWKIDFDESLLEEVNNLVEWPTAFIGTFDEKYLEVPSEVLITSMKEHQRYFAVMDYDGKLLPYFIAVRNGNAEKIEQVILGNEKVLTARLEDAAFFYEEDQKHTIEDYMAKIAKVTFHEKIGTMTNKMGRTKAIVQILAAKWNFTAEELEAALRASDIYKFDLVTGMVGEFSELQGIMGEKYALLQGESEWVAAAIREHYLPTTAEGSLPVTKVGALLAVADKLDSILSFFTVGLIPTGSNDPYALRRQTYGIIRILQDQKWNLPLEWLEEMTRQVESADGFHYDVAMEKIREFFAGRMSQYLSLQGVRSDIMDAAFASTTLDFYYQIQAAEVLENHRQDADMKVATESFTRIANLAQKAEKEVVVDAKLFTDASENELYEAYQALSLEGTIEENYLALKSLQPAIANYFENNMIMVEDEAVRNNRLSLLKQINQSVQKIADMSKLVIK from the coding sequence ATGAAAGAAGACTTTTTACTAGAATTAGGATTAGAAGAAATGCCTGCTCATGTGGTAACTCCATCCATGGAACAATTAAAAGAACGCATGACAAAATTTTTAGAAGAACATCGTTTTTCTTTTGATTCTATTGAAGCTTTTTCTACTCCTCGCCGTTTAGCTGTTCGCGTAAATGGAATGGAAACAAAACAGCAAGATATTGAAGAAGAAGCAAAAGGACCTGCTTTACGTATTGCAAAAGATGAAAATGGCGAATGGACAAAAGCTGCGCAAGGCTTTGCTCGTGGGCAAGGAATGACTACAGAAGACTTATACACAAAGGAATTCAATGGTGAAGAATACGTATTTGTACGTAAGTTTATTGCTGGAAAATCAGCAGTGGAAGTATTACCAAATTTAGTTTCTGAAGTAATTGAAAAAATGACTTTCCCAACAATGATGCGTTGGGGCAATGAAACATTGAAATTTATTCGTCCAATTCATTGGTTAGTTGCTTTACTTGGAGAAATGATTGTACCAATGGAAATTTTATCCATTGGTTCTGGAAACATTAGTCGTGGCCATCGCTTCTTAGGTCAAAATGTGATGATTCAACATCCAAAACAATATGAGAAAGCATTGATGTCTCAATATGTATTAGTAAATTCTGATTACCGTAAAACAATGATTATGGAACAAATGGTTGAATTTGCAACAAAAAACCAGTGGAAAATTGATTTTGATGAATCTTTATTAGAAGAAGTAAACAACTTAGTAGAATGGCCAACGGCCTTTATTGGTACTTTTGATGAAAAATATTTAGAAGTTCCTTCTGAAGTATTAATTACTTCTATGAAAGAACATCAACGTTATTTTGCAGTAATGGATTATGATGGAAAATTATTACCTTATTTCATCGCTGTTCGTAACGGAAATGCAGAAAAAATCGAACAAGTCATCTTAGGAAATGAAAAAGTATTAACTGCTCGCTTAGAAGATGCTGCTTTCTTCTATGAAGAAGATCAAAAACATACGATTGAAGATTATATGGCAAAAATTGCAAAAGTTACTTTCCATGAAAAAATTGGTACAATGACAAATAAAATGGGACGTACTAAAGCAATCGTACAAATTTTAGCAGCAAAATGGAATTTTACTGCTGAAGAATTAGAAGCAGCTTTACGTGCAAGTGATATTTATAAATTTGACTTAGTAACAGGTATGGTTGGAGAATTTTCTGAATTGCAAGGAATTATGGGTGAAAAATATGCTCTATTGCAAGGAGAAAGTGAATGGGTAGCTGCAGCCATTCGTGAACATTACTTACCAACAACAGCGGAAGGTTCATTACCAGTAACAAAAGTAGGGGCTTTATTAGCAGTGGCTGATAAATTAGATTCTATTTTGAGTTTCTTTACTGTAGGGTTAATCCCTACTGGTTCTAATGACCCTTATGCTTTACGTCGTCAAACATATGGTATTATCCGTATTTTACAAGATCAAAAATGGAATTTACCATTAGAATGGTTAGAAGAAATGACTCGTCAGGTCGAAAGTGCAGATGGCTTCCATTATGATGTTGCTATGGAAAAAATTCGTGAATTCTTTGCTGGTCGTATGAGTCAATATCTAAGCTTACAAGGGGTACGTAGTGATATTATGGATGCTGCTTTTGCTAGCACTACGCTAGACTTCTACTATCAAATTCAAGCGGCAGAAGTACTAGAAAACCATCGTCAAGATGCAGATATGAAAGTAGCAACAGAAAGCTTTACTCGTATCGCTAACTTAGCGCAAAAAGCAGAAAAAGAAGTAGTTGTAGATGCAAAATTATTTACCGATGCTTCTGAAAATGAATTATATGAAGCTTATCAAGCTTTATCTTTAGAAGGAACGATTGAAGAAAACTATTTAGCTTTGAAATCATTGCAGCCTGCAATCGCTAATTATTTTGAAAATAATATGATTATGGTAGAAGATGAGGCGGTTCGTAACAATCGTTTATCTCTATTAAAACAAATTAATCAATCAGTACAAAAAATTGCTGATATGAGTAAATTAGTAATTAAATAA
- the era gene encoding GTPase Era: MTEHKSGFVALIGRPNVGKSTLLNRIVGQKVAIMSDKAQTTRNKIQGVYTTEDAQIIFIDTPGIHKPKSRLGDFMVESAYSALHEVDAICFLVSADQKMGRGDEFIIERLRKVDTPVYLVINKIDKVHPNDLLPLIEQYMAAYPFKAVIPISATQGNNVDELLKTLVEELPEGPQYYPEDQVTDHPEYFIVSELIREKVLELTREEVPHSVAVVVDKMRGDENGKIHVQATIIVERASQKGIIIGKNGQMLKNIGTRARKDIERLLGNKVYLELWVKVQKNWRDKQVYLQDYGYRKDEY, translated from the coding sequence ATGACAGAACATAAATCAGGGTTTGTAGCCTTAATCGGTCGTCCAAATGTCGGAAAATCAACCTTATTAAATCGAATTGTAGGACAAAAAGTAGCAATTATGAGTGATAAAGCTCAAACTACTCGTAATAAAATTCAAGGGGTGTATACGACAGAAGATGCCCAAATTATTTTTATTGATACTCCAGGAATTCATAAACCAAAATCACGCTTAGGCGATTTTATGGTAGAGTCTGCTTATAGTGCTTTACATGAAGTAGATGCAATTTGTTTTTTAGTATCAGCAGATCAAAAAATGGGACGTGGAGATGAGTTTATCATTGAACGCTTACGTAAAGTAGACACTCCAGTTTATTTAGTTATTAATAAAATTGATAAGGTTCATCCTAATGACTTATTACCATTAATTGAACAATATATGGCCGCTTACCCATTCAAAGCAGTAATTCCTATTTCTGCCACTCAAGGAAATAATGTCGATGAATTATTAAAAACATTAGTAGAAGAATTACCAGAAGGACCACAATATTATCCAGAAGATCAAGTAACAGACCATCCAGAGTATTTTATTGTTTCAGAATTAATTCGTGAAAAAGTACTAGAATTAACACGAGAAGAGGTTCCACATTCTGTTGCTGTTGTTGTCGATAAAATGCGCGGTGATGAAAATGGAAAAATTCATGTTCAAGCAACAATTATTGTAGAACGTGCAAGTCAAAAAGGAATTATCATTGGTAAAAATGGCCAAATGTTAAAAAATATTGGTACTCGAGCAAGAAAAGATATTGAACGTTTACTTGGAAACAAAGTATATCTAGAGCTATGGGTTAAAGTACAGAAAAATTGGCGTGATAAACAAGTTTATCTGCAAGACTATGGATATCGCAAAGATGAATATTAA
- the glyQ gene encoding glycine--tRNA ligase subunit alpha: MTKKLTVQEMIETLKSFWSEQGCMLMQSYDTEKGAGTMSPFTFLRAIGPEPWNACYVEPSRRPADGRYGENPNRLFQHHQFQVIMKPSPENIQELYLESLKRLGINPLEHDIRFVEDNWENPSMGCAGVGWEVWLDGMEITQFTYFQQVGGLECAPVTSEVTYGIERLASYIQEVDSVYDLIWTEDVKYGDIFLEPEYEHSKYAFEESNQEMLLQLFDMYEKEAHHLIELGLVHPAYDYILKCSHTFNLLDARGAVSVTERAGYLHRIRSMARQVAQAFVDEREKLGFPLLKKED, from the coding sequence ATGACCAAAAAATTGACGGTACAAGAAATGATCGAAACATTAAAATCATTCTGGTCTGAACAAGGATGTATGTTGATGCAATCTTATGATACAGAAAAAGGAGCAGGAACAATGAGTCCATTTACGTTCCTTCGTGCGATTGGACCAGAACCTTGGAATGCTTGTTATGTGGAACCTTCTCGTCGTCCAGCAGATGGTCGTTATGGAGAAAACCCTAACCGTTTATTCCAACACCATCAATTCCAAGTAATTATGAAACCATCTCCAGAAAATATTCAAGAATTATACTTAGAATCATTGAAACGTTTAGGAATCAATCCTTTAGAACATGATATTCGCTTTGTTGAAGATAACTGGGAAAACCCATCCATGGGTTGTGCCGGTGTTGGTTGGGAAGTGTGGTTAGATGGTATGGAAATCACACAGTTTACTTATTTCCAACAAGTTGGTGGATTGGAATGTGCTCCAGTTACTTCAGAAGTAACTTACGGAATTGAGCGTTTAGCTTCTTACATCCAAGAAGTGGACAGTGTTTATGATTTAATTTGGACAGAAGATGTTAAATACGGGGATATTTTCTTAGAACCAGAATATGAACATTCAAAATATGCTTTTGAAGAAAGTAACCAAGAAATGTTATTACAATTATTTGATATGTATGAAAAAGAAGCACACCATTTAATTGAATTGGGATTAGTTCACCCTGCGTATGATTATATTTTAAAATGTAGCCACACTTTTAATTTATTAGATGCAAGAGGAGCTGTTTCTGTAACAGAACGTGCTGGATACTTACATCGTATTCGCTCAATGGCTCGTCAAGTAGCTCAAGCATTTGTAGATGAACGTGAAAAATTAGGCTTCCCATTATTGAAGAAGGAAGATTAA
- the ybeY gene encoding rRNA maturation RNase YbeY, which yields MEIYLQDHTGALTSEYEHLIMDLLEYAGKELSLAPDTEMSVTIVDNQEIQEINRKYRHKDQPTDVISFAIEDNPEDIFLPEEFAMEIPRDLGDIFVSIDRAKEQAEEYGHSLKRELGFLVVHGFLHLNGYDHMEPEEEKEMFALQNQILEHYGLQR from the coding sequence ATGGAAATTTACTTACAAGATCATACAGGAGCATTAACTTCTGAATATGAACATTTAATTATGGATCTTTTAGAGTATGCAGGTAAAGAGTTATCTTTAGCTCCAGATACAGAGATGTCTGTGACTATTGTCGACAATCAAGAAATTCAAGAAATTAATCGTAAGTATCGTCATAAAGATCAACCGACAGATGTGATTAGTTTTGCGATTGAAGATAATCCAGAAGACATTTTTTTACCAGAAGAATTTGCCATGGAAATTCCTCGTGACTTAGGTGATATTTTTGTATCCATTGATCGAGCAAAAGAACAAGCAGAAGAATATGGTCATTCTTTAAAACGAGAATTAGGATTTTTAGTTGTTCATGGATTTTTACATTTGAATGGCTATGACCATATGGAACCAGAAGAAGAAAAAGAAATGTTTGCGCTGCAAAATCAAATTTTAGAACATTATGGATTACAAAGATAA
- the recO gene encoding DNA repair protein RecO, with protein MYVKGETAGLVLSVRPFKEKDQLVQLFTEKYGKRMILVKRAAMPNFRYKKALQCPGGGIFYLSLQEEGLGFIQGVKEEFSYPYLQTDPLAYTYAQYILELAQYALEDGEPDAIFYGYIRQGLVYLEEKKPPAVIAAIMALQILPKFGVDIRFDHCQLCEETRWDIPYDYSSFYHGVICERHFATIENRWNLPPQVLFYLRKFQDFNFFQIGKIDIHPQWIRQIWQVIDSIYEEELGIRPASRRFLWKMEQSEAKIQALWERNVDKRKDLS; from the coding sequence ATGTACGTTAAAGGAGAAACGGCAGGGCTAGTCCTCTCTGTTCGTCCTTTTAAAGAAAAAGATCAATTAGTTCAGTTATTCACCGAAAAATATGGAAAACGAATGATCTTAGTAAAACGAGCAGCAATGCCTAATTTTCGTTATAAAAAAGCTTTACAATGTCCAGGAGGAGGGATCTTTTATCTTTCTTTACAAGAAGAAGGACTCGGATTTATCCAAGGAGTGAAGGAAGAATTTTCTTATCCTTATTTACAAACAGATCCTTTAGCTTATACTTATGCGCAGTACATTTTAGAATTAGCTCAATATGCCTTAGAGGATGGAGAGCCTGATGCTATTTTTTATGGCTATATTCGTCAAGGACTAGTTTATCTAGAAGAAAAGAAACCACCTGCTGTTATTGCGGCAATTATGGCTTTGCAAATTTTACCCAAATTTGGAGTAGATATTCGTTTTGACCATTGTCAGTTATGTGAAGAAACGCGATGGGATATCCCTTATGATTATTCTTCTTTCTATCATGGAGTGATTTGTGAACGACATTTTGCGACGATAGAGAATCGATGGAATTTACCTCCGCAAGTACTATTTTATTTGCGTAAGTTTCAAGATTTTAATTTTTTCCAAATTGGTAAAATTGATATTCATCCTCAATGGATTCGTCAAATTTGGCAAGTGATTGATTCTATTTATGAGGAAGAATTAGGGATTCGCCCAGCGAGTCGTCGTTTTCTTTGGAAAATGGAACAAAGTGAAGCAAAAATTCAAGCGTTATGGGAAAGAAATGTTGACAAGAGAAAAGACCTTTCCTAA
- a CDS encoding PhoH family protein has translation MQQFIEIPDLEIFSTLVGNHHKHLLFLEDNSDVEIYDQGNALLVQGTDENEVQLIVQVLQALIVLLERKIPIGLSDVVMALKMGRKGTLNQFTTLYEKTILTDYHGKPIRIKTLGQKKYIEAIEKNDITFGIGPAGTGKTFLAVVMAVKALKKGEVNRIIITRPAVEAGESLGFLPGDLKEKVDPYLRPIYDSLYSVLGEDQTNRLMERGVIEIAPLAYMRGRTLDDAFVILDEAQNTTTSQMKMFLTRLGYRSKMIVNGDKTQIDLPRGVRSGLIDAQQKLAQVPDIAFIRFQQGDVVRHPVVAKIIAAYEEKEIGDEK, from the coding sequence ATGCAACAATTTATTGAGATTCCTGATTTAGAAATTTTTTCTACTTTAGTAGGAAATCATCATAAACATTTATTATTTTTAGAAGATAATAGTGATGTTGAGATTTATGATCAAGGAAATGCGTTACTTGTGCAAGGAACAGATGAAAATGAAGTGCAATTGATTGTACAAGTATTACAAGCATTGATTGTTCTTTTAGAAAGAAAAATTCCTATTGGGCTTTCTGATGTGGTAATGGCATTAAAAATGGGACGTAAAGGAACGTTAAACCAATTTACAACTCTTTATGAGAAAACGATTTTGACCGATTACCATGGAAAACCCATTCGCATTAAAACATTAGGACAAAAGAAATATATTGAAGCAATTGAAAAAAATGATATTACTTTTGGGATTGGACCAGCAGGTACAGGGAAAACTTTTCTAGCTGTAGTTATGGCGGTAAAAGCATTGAAAAAGGGAGAGGTAAACCGTATCATTATTACTCGTCCTGCAGTAGAAGCAGGAGAGAGTTTAGGTTTTTTACCTGGCGATTTAAAAGAAAAAGTAGATCCTTACTTACGTCCAATTTACGATAGTTTATACTCTGTTCTTGGAGAAGATCAAACCAATCGATTAATGGAACGAGGGGTAATTGAAATTGCGCCATTAGCTTATATGCGTGGACGTACATTAGATGATGCTTTTGTTATTTTGGATGAAGCACAAAATACAACTACTTCACAAATGAAAATGTTTTTAACTCGCTTAGGATATCGTTCAAAAATGATTGTAAATGGGGATAAGACACAAATTGACTTGCCTCGTGGAGTAAGAAGTGGATTGATTGATGCTCAACAAAAATTAGCACAAGTTCCAGATATTGCATTTATTCGCTTCCAACAAGGAGATGTCGTTCGTCATCCAGTAGTTGCTAAAATTATTGCCGCCTATGAAGAAAAGGAGATTGGCGATGAAAAATAG
- the dnaG gene encoding DNA primase gives MVYIPPEKVEEIQAKSNIVEYIGQYVPLKKTGSDYSGLCPFHHEKTPSFHVSEEKQVFHCFGCGKKGNLFQFIQQYQHVGFLEAVQEAAHFIHEPLETTTTVTHHSSQFSQRTKFYDWHQKAAEIYHYVLMHTKEGRVAREYLQQRGIDTKTMEHFQLGYAPKLQGNDFLFPLLKNEESKESDYEDSGLFQMDRSGNYHDRFFDRLMIPLLDLQQHVVGFSGRSIHPELEPKYLNTNETLIFKKSELLFHYQEAKSSLRPESPLLLMEGYMDVMQAWQQGIPQAIASMGTSLSATQIQAIQKCGDTLILCFDGDRAGWNATYKALDQLWGKIKELRVAIFPENLDPDEFLREKGKEAFEHFLQTQTLSAFSFLLQYFKKDLNLQQTKSKLQYIEEILQFLAPRTDRLEAELYLQRLSAELQIDETLLQQKFLSYQRKEIISKPTKKRYNNRETISFPKQNKNHVTLSIQEKGKWQNKQKEIAMKCLLQRAFYFPKVRDYLSEKEFYFADSKYAQLYTFMEMFFQHYESHNIELFLSYLPTEEMKTLFSDVLAQPLNSDWQYEEIDDYLACLTENDLQALIREKQFAMNEAKEKGDTAQMKQLSLEIIHLLRQQ, from the coding sequence ATGGTATATATTCCACCAGAAAAAGTTGAAGAAATTCAAGCAAAATCAAATATTGTCGAATATATTGGTCAATATGTTCCATTGAAAAAAACAGGTTCTGATTATTCTGGATTATGTCCATTTCATCATGAAAAAACACCTTCCTTCCATGTCAGTGAGGAGAAGCAAGTTTTTCACTGCTTTGGTTGTGGAAAAAAAGGGAATTTATTTCAATTTATCCAACAATATCAACATGTAGGATTTTTAGAAGCGGTCCAAGAGGCGGCACATTTCATTCATGAGCCATTAGAAACTACAACAACTGTGACTCATCATTCTTCCCAATTTTCTCAACGAACAAAATTTTATGATTGGCATCAAAAAGCAGCTGAAATTTATCACTATGTATTGATGCATACAAAAGAAGGTCGAGTTGCTCGAGAGTATTTACAGCAACGAGGAATAGATACCAAAACGATGGAGCATTTTCAATTAGGGTATGCTCCTAAGCTACAAGGAAACGATTTTCTCTTTCCTTTATTGAAAAATGAAGAATCAAAAGAAAGCGATTATGAAGATAGTGGTTTGTTCCAAATGGACCGCTCGGGTAATTATCATGATCGTTTTTTTGACCGCTTAATGATTCCACTTTTAGACTTGCAGCAACATGTTGTTGGATTTTCGGGTCGAAGCATTCACCCTGAGTTAGAGCCAAAGTATTTAAATACAAATGAAACGCTTATTTTTAAGAAAAGTGAATTGCTCTTCCATTATCAAGAAGCGAAATCTAGCTTACGTCCAGAATCGCCATTACTATTGATGGAAGGTTATATGGATGTGATGCAAGCCTGGCAGCAAGGGATTCCTCAAGCAATCGCTAGTATGGGTACAAGTTTAAGTGCAACGCAAATTCAAGCGATTCAAAAATGTGGGGATACATTGATTTTATGTTTTGATGGAGATCGAGCCGGTTGGAATGCCACTTATAAAGCATTAGATCAATTATGGGGGAAAATAAAAGAACTTCGTGTTGCTATTTTTCCAGAAAATTTAGATCCAGATGAGTTTTTAAGAGAAAAAGGAAAAGAGGCGTTCGAGCATTTTTTACAAACTCAAACTCTTTCTGCATTTTCTTTTTTATTACAATATTTCAAAAAGGATTTGAATTTACAACAAACCAAAAGCAAGCTTCAGTATATTGAAGAAATTTTACAATTTTTAGCACCAAGAACGGATCGCTTAGAAGCTGAACTTTATCTTCAACGTTTAAGTGCTGAACTGCAAATTGATGAGACACTTTTACAACAAAAATTTCTTTCTTATCAAAGAAAAGAAATCATATCCAAACCGACAAAAAAGAGATATAATAATAGAGAAACTATTTCTTTTCCTAAACAAAACAAAAATCATGTCACTTTATCTATTCAAGAAAAAGGAAAGTGGCAAAATAAACAAAAAGAGATAGCAATGAAATGCTTGTTACAACGAGCATTTTATTTTCCAAAAGTGCGAGATTATTTATCAGAAAAAGAATTTTATTTCGCTGATTCAAAATATGCACAATTGTATACCTTTATGGAAATGTTCTTTCAACATTATGAAAGTCACAATATAGAACTATTTCTTTCGTATTTACCAACGGAAGAAATGAAAACTTTATTTTCTGATGTGTTAGCTCAACCATTAAATTCAGATTGGCAATATGAAGAAATTGATGATTATTTAGCATGTTTAACAGAAAATGATTTACAAGCATTGATTCGTGAAAAGCAATTTGCGATGAATGAAGCAAAAGAAAAAGGCGATACAGCACAGATGAAGCAACTAAGCTTAGAAATAATTCATCTGCTACGTCAACAATAA
- a CDS encoding diacylglycerol kinase family protein — MDYKDKQIDKNKNFHCSFVHAWDGLKIAFLEEKNIQRHCVIALIVIALGFFFHCSGKEWLWLWVAIFTVIILEIINTLVENIVDLVVGHQYHPLAKKIKDLAAGMVLVGAIIAAIIGVMILGPHVLSWLT, encoded by the coding sequence ATGGATTACAAAGATAAACAAATTGATAAAAATAAAAATTTTCATTGCTCCTTTGTACATGCATGGGATGGATTGAAAATTGCATTTTTAGAAGAAAAAAATATCCAACGTCACTGTGTGATTGCCCTAATAGTGATTGCCTTAGGCTTTTTCTTTCATTGCAGTGGAAAGGAATGGTTATGGCTTTGGGTTGCGATTTTCACAGTGATTATTTTGGAAATTATTAATACATTAGTAGAAAATATCGTGGATTTAGTTGTGGGTCATCAATATCATCCACTAGCCAAAAAAATTAAAGATTTAGCTGCAGGGATGGTACTTGTAGGTGCCATTATTGCAGCTATTATTGGCGTGATGATTTTAGGACCTCATGTACTTTCATGGTTAACATAA
- a CDS encoding HD family phosphohydrolase → MKNRLTQHNGKWYMPVLMILFSLSIFALLFHNVQQKELNLHEGQVASETIRANKTVENKYETREKQRIAEEAVVPEYNYDDNLKSAQINMINQLFDLVNKVNKEDKKLSVDEKIAKLKKKFEDISSDHFASYQKLPESFYQQLFSLSHNELENARKVSTALVDKYMSMHIRTNTLANTKQQALRELDQLQIPKNEHVIDEALINNGLVVNEISNSKKTEELREKAKQSVAPVMIYQGEIIVREGSPIDAKAMEKLKALGLTNKSTTLFPLEALILTIVFQVILILYTAKQMSSLTKRKRFILFYVMMMLISIVVMKFLQLFQGEGSIYIPYLFPAAFMPLVLNIFINRRTAVMAVIFQAIFAMFAFYHSIGTSTLLMIIITYVLTGLLATLVKRKRIAQQIFPSFLWLIAYPVIFQVILMIYQGMDFTSRETWLTLLCVVIGCGLSFLLTMGMHPYIELILTDDSSIVLNELSNPNQPLLKRLLEEAPGTYHHSMMVANLSANAVAEIGGRSMATRVGCYYHDIGKVKHANFFVENLPAGAENPHKFLLPEDSRQIIFGHITDGIKMLQDAHMPQSIIDICAQHHGTTLMRYFYVTAKERDDSVTEEEYRYPGPKPQTKEAAVVSIADSSEAAVRAMGQPSSQQIADFVHNLINNRIEDGQFDECDITMKELRIVEKSIVNGLCSTFHSRIQYPELKKDDHN, encoded by the coding sequence ATGAAAAATAGGTTAACGCAACATAATGGGAAATGGTATATGCCAGTGTTGATGATTTTATTTTCTCTTTCTATTTTTGCGTTATTATTTCATAATGTGCAACAAAAAGAGCTAAATCTGCATGAAGGACAAGTTGCTAGTGAAACAATACGTGCCAACAAAACGGTTGAAAATAAATATGAAACAAGAGAAAAGCAACGAATTGCAGAAGAAGCGGTTGTGCCAGAGTATAATTATGATGATAATTTAAAATCAGCACAAATAAATATGATCAATCAATTGTTTGATTTAGTTAATAAGGTAAATAAAGAAGATAAAAAACTAAGCGTAGATGAAAAAATCGCGAAGTTAAAAAAGAAATTTGAGGATATTAGTAGTGATCATTTTGCTTCTTATCAAAAACTGCCTGAAAGTTTCTATCAACAATTATTTAGTTTAAGTCATAATGAATTAGAAAATGCTCGTAAAGTAAGTACTGCGTTAGTCGATAAATATATGAGTATGCATATTCGAACGAATACGTTAGCGAATACAAAGCAACAAGCGTTAAGAGAATTAGATCAATTGCAAATTCCCAAAAATGAGCATGTGATTGACGAAGCTTTGATTAACAATGGTTTAGTTGTTAATGAAATTTCCAACAGTAAAAAAACAGAAGAGCTTCGAGAAAAAGCAAAACAAAGTGTAGCTCCAGTGATGATTTATCAAGGGGAAATCATTGTTCGAGAAGGTAGTCCTATTGATGCCAAGGCAATGGAAAAATTAAAAGCATTGGGCTTAACCAATAAATCAACCACACTATTCCCATTAGAAGCTTTAATTTTAACAATTGTTTTCCAAGTCATCTTAATACTATATACAGCAAAACAAATGAGTAGTTTGACAAAACGTAAACGTTTTATTTTATTCTATGTCATGATGATGTTAATTAGTATTGTAGTGATGAAGTTTTTACAATTATTCCAAGGAGAAGGCAGCATCTATATTCCATATTTATTCCCTGCAGCCTTCATGCCACTTGTTTTGAATATTTTCATTAATCGTAGGACGGCAGTAATGGCTGTAATTTTCCAAGCGATATTTGCGATGTTTGCCTTTTATCATTCAATCGGAACAAGTACATTATTAATGATTATTATCACTTATGTTTTGACTGGATTATTAGCAACACTAGTGAAAAGGAAACGAATTGCACAACAAATTTTTCCTTCCTTCTTATGGTTAATTGCTTATCCAGTTATTTTCCAAGTGATTTTAATGATTTATCAAGGAATGGACTTTACGAGTCGTGAAACATGGTTGACTTTATTATGTGTAGTCATTGGTTGTGGACTATCATTTTTACTAACGATGGGTATGCATCCCTATATTGAACTAATTTTAACGGATGATAGTTCTATCGTGTTGAATGAGTTAAGTAATCCAAATCAACCTTTATTAAAACGTTTATTAGAAGAGGCTCCAGGAACGTATCATCATAGCATGATGGTAGCCAATTTATCAGCTAATGCAGTGGCAGAAATTGGTGGGCGTTCGATGGCTACTCGTGTAGGTTGCTATTATCATGATATTGGTAAAGTAAAACATGCGAATTTCTTCGTAGAAAATTTACCAGCAGGAGCAGAAAACCCACATAAATTCTTATTACCAGAAGATAGTCGTCAAATTATTTTTGGTCATATCACAGATGGAATTAAGATGTTACAAGATGCGCATATGCCGCAAAGTATTATTGATATTTGCGCTCAACACCATGGAACTACATTAATGCGTTATTTCTATGTGACAGCGAAAGAACGCGATGATTCAGTAACAGAAGAAGAATATCGTTATCCAGGACCAAAACCGCAAACGAAAGAAGCGGCAGTCGTAAGTATTGCAGACAGTTCTGAGGCGGCAGTGCGTGCGATGGGTCAACCAAGTAGCCAACAAATTGCAGATTTTGTACATAATTTAATCAATAATCGAATTGAAGATGGACAATTTGATGAATGTGATATTACAATGAAAGAGTTGCGAATTGTAGAAAAATCAATTGTGAATGGATTATGTAGTACGTTCCATTCACGTATTCAATATCCAGAATTGAAAAAAGACGATCATAATTAG